One Pseudodesulfovibrio cashew DNA window includes the following coding sequences:
- a CDS encoding sigma-54-dependent Fis family transcriptional regulator encodes MKKILYPPLSKEHKACVNAQWRQFQAGYPVDTLVVRPMILASWKRCREARLPSQALPLCPIDVPALEQATAENRNLVESAKHLMDKLAHSIHLSKSVVTLVDTTGLVLHASATIQDLENVPYGVPGRRCDEATIGTNGMGLCIIEKKAVHVIASEHYSATLHYLSCSAAPIYNADGQFIGAINLAINTENFHQHTLGLVEAAAHAIEEHLRLRSLVRNQKVIMELLDEGVVVLASDGVVTNINRQACQMLGLSKPPVGDNIQAHILSSSLLQSILTHRASFHDREVAFQLREGKLSCALSCVPFGETGVILTLREVKRMRNYAARVAGAKAVYTFDNIVGAADSLHETLRLTRVASQSDATTLLIGESGTGKELFAQAIHNASDRRRNPFVVVNCGALPRNLVQSELFGYVAGAFSGALKEGSPGKFELADGGTLFLDEIGEMPLEAQVSLLRLLQESEVTRLGGKQAKRIDVRIIAATNKDLPAAVRNKAFREDLYYRLNVLTINIPPLRHREGDVELLTRVFLKKFAATLRKKHLRLSREAMEALDAYPWPGNVRELENCIERLVNVARGDTIDMPDLPQEIVSDMVRSPLSPSSPAMSLKGIQKALILDTLRETGGNLRRASSILNISRTTLYTKLKQYSIEVDTFRDQ; translated from the coding sequence ATGAAAAAGATACTATATCCTCCTCTTTCCAAGGAGCACAAAGCCTGCGTCAACGCGCAGTGGCGGCAATTCCAGGCAGGCTACCCCGTGGACACGCTCGTAGTGCGCCCGATGATCCTCGCCTCATGGAAACGGTGCCGCGAGGCCAGACTCCCCAGCCAGGCCCTGCCCCTGTGTCCCATTGACGTCCCGGCCCTGGAGCAGGCCACGGCCGAGAACAGGAACCTGGTGGAGAGCGCCAAACACCTCATGGACAAGCTCGCGCACTCCATCCACCTCTCCAAGAGCGTGGTCACCCTGGTCGACACCACGGGGCTGGTGCTCCACGCCTCGGCCACGATCCAGGACCTGGAGAACGTGCCTTACGGCGTTCCGGGACGGCGTTGCGACGAGGCTACGATCGGCACCAACGGCATGGGCCTGTGCATCATCGAAAAGAAGGCGGTCCACGTCATCGCCTCCGAGCACTACAGCGCCACGCTGCACTACCTCAGCTGTTCCGCCGCGCCCATCTACAATGCCGACGGTCAGTTTATCGGCGCCATCAACCTGGCCATCAACACGGAAAATTTTCATCAGCACACCTTGGGCCTGGTGGAGGCGGCGGCCCACGCCATCGAAGAGCACCTGCGACTGCGCAGCCTCGTGCGCAACCAAAAGGTCATCATGGAGTTGCTGGACGAGGGGGTGGTCGTGCTCGCCAGCGATGGAGTTGTCACCAACATCAATCGTCAGGCATGCCAAATGCTCGGCCTGAGCAAGCCACCTGTCGGAGACAACATCCAGGCGCACATCCTGTCCAGCAGTCTGCTGCAGTCCATCCTGACCCACCGGGCGTCCTTTCATGACCGTGAGGTCGCGTTCCAACTGCGGGAGGGCAAGCTCTCCTGCGCCCTGTCCTGCGTGCCCTTCGGCGAAACGGGCGTCATCCTGACCCTGCGCGAGGTCAAGCGCATGCGCAACTACGCCGCCAGGGTGGCCGGAGCCAAGGCCGTCTACACCTTTGACAACATCGTGGGTGCGGCCGACTCCCTGCACGAAACCCTGCGCCTTACCCGAGTAGCATCCCAGAGCGACGCCACGACCCTGCTTATCGGCGAGTCCGGCACGGGCAAGGAACTCTTCGCCCAGGCCATCCACAACGCCAGTGACCGGCGCAGGAACCCGTTCGTGGTGGTCAACTGCGGAGCCCTGCCGCGCAACCTGGTGCAAAGCGAATTGTTCGGTTATGTGGCCGGTGCGTTTTCCGGCGCGCTCAAGGAGGGCAGCCCTGGCAAATTCGAACTGGCCGACGGCGGCACCCTGTTCCTCGACGAGATCGGAGAAATGCCCCTGGAGGCCCAGGTCAGCCTGCTCCGACTACTCCAGGAAAGCGAGGTCACCCGCCTTGGTGGCAAGCAGGCCAAGCGTATCGACGTGCGCATCATCGCCGCCACCAACAAGGATCTGCCCGCCGCAGTTCGCAACAAGGCGTTTCGCGAAGACCTGTATTACCGCCTTAACGTACTCACCATCAACATCCCGCCCCTGCGCCACCGCGAAGGCGACGTGGAATTGCTGACCAGGGTATTCCTTAAAAAGTTCGCCGCCACCCTCCGCAAAAAGCACCTGCGGCTGTCGCGGGAGGCCATGGAGGCGCTGGATGCCTACCCCTGGCCCGGCAATGTACGCGAACTGGAAAACTGCATCGAGCGGCTGGTGAACGTGGCCAGGGGCGACACCATCGATATGCCCGACCTGCCACAGGAGATCGTATCCGACATGGTCAGAAGCCCGCTCTCCCCATCTTCGCCCGCCATGTCGCTCAAGGGCATTCAGAAGGCGCTCATCCTGGACACCCTGCGCGAAACCGGAGGCAACCTGCGGCGCGCCTCATCCATTCTCAACATCTCCCGCACCACGCTGTACACAAAGCTCAAGCAGTACAGCATTGAGGTGGACACCTTCCGGGACCAATAA
- a CDS encoding iron-containing alcohol dehydrogenase: MAVQEQVYGFFIPSMTLIGIGASKEIPAKIKDLGGTKPLLVTDKGVVAAGICKQVTDLLDEASMSYVVYDETVPNPTDTNVHDGVELFKKNGCDSLITLGGGSSHDCGKGIALLVSNGGKIHDYEGVDKATKPLMPYLAVNTTAGTASEMTRFAVITDTSRHVKMAIADWRVTPGIAIDDPVLMVGMPPALTAATGMDALTHAVEAYVSTIANPMTNACAIEAIKLVFKFLRKAVANGQDLVAREGMCFAQYLAGMAFNNASLGYVHSMAHQLGGFYNLPHGECNALLLPHVEQFNLIAKVEEFAEMAEMMGENTAGMSPRDAAELAIKAIKQLSEDVGIPSTLVELGKRYGKEVKAEDIPTMTSNAQLDICRFTNPRTATDAEVAAIYNNAM, from the coding sequence ATGGCAGTTCAGGAACAAGTTTACGGCTTTTTTATTCCCAGCATGACATTGATCGGCATCGGCGCATCAAAAGAGATCCCCGCGAAGATCAAGGATCTGGGCGGCACCAAGCCGCTGCTCGTCACCGACAAGGGCGTTGTTGCCGCTGGCATCTGCAAGCAGGTCACCGATCTGCTGGACGAGGCGTCCATGTCTTACGTGGTATACGACGAGACCGTTCCCAACCCCACCGACACAAATGTCCACGATGGAGTTGAGCTCTTCAAGAAAAATGGCTGCGACAGCCTGATCACCCTAGGCGGCGGTTCGTCTCATGACTGCGGCAAGGGTATCGCCCTGCTCGTTTCCAATGGCGGCAAGATCCACGACTACGAAGGCGTGGACAAGGCCACCAAGCCGCTGATGCCCTACCTTGCCGTCAACACCACGGCGGGCACGGCCTCGGAGATGACGCGTTTTGCGGTCATCACCGACACCTCCCGTCACGTGAAGATGGCCATCGCGGACTGGCGCGTCACCCCCGGCATCGCCATCGACGACCCGGTGCTCATGGTCGGCATGCCTCCGGCGCTGACCGCCGCCACTGGCATGGATGCCTTGACCCATGCCGTTGAGGCCTACGTCTCCACCATCGCCAACCCCATGACCAACGCCTGCGCCATTGAAGCCATCAAGCTGGTCTTCAAGTTCCTGCGCAAGGCCGTTGCCAACGGACAGGACCTGGTGGCCAGGGAAGGCATGTGCTTCGCTCAATATCTGGCTGGCATGGCCTTCAACAACGCGAGCTTGGGCTACGTGCACTCCATGGCGCACCAGCTCGGCGGCTTCTACAACCTGCCGCACGGCGAGTGCAACGCCCTGCTGCTGCCCCACGTGGAGCAGTTCAACCTGATCGCCAAGGTCGAGGAATTCGCTGAAATGGCGGAGATGATGGGTGAGAACACCGCAGGCATGTCGCCCCGCGACGCCGCTGAACTGGCCATCAAGGCCATCAAGCAGCTCTCGGAAGACGTCGGCATCCCGAGCACTCTGGTCGAACTCGGCAAGCGCTACGGCAAGGAAGTCAAGGCGGAGGACATCCCGACAATGACCTCCAACGCCCAATTGGACATCTGCCGGTTCACCAACCCGCGCACCGCCACTGACGCCGAAGTGGCCGCCATCTACAACAACGCAATGTAA
- a CDS encoding ATP-binding protein, which produces MKIRRSVGIRFKLITIFVLIKVLPLMALSWIAWTGIMELGESLREKIDHLSAQTQGVIGQVSDLAVASSIRALDIKSRDNIERLTTDTARAVAAFLYARDNDIRVAANLPARADEYRRFLAPNLRKVIMHRPWVMNEAGDAWVPAEGPRENSPAVTAENEDNAKDFHYRPPEDHGISVQRPLYLEMTFVDLNGNEKIKVTTSDLLPPEKKNISDPANTYCKAERYFDELKRLKPGEIYVSEVIGPHLKSPVIGAYTRRRAEERGIPFKPEEAAYAGKENPVGKRFRGLIRWATPVVRNGKVTGWVTLALDHTHVMEFSDHLVPTEERYSPISDAGSGNYAFIWDYKDRNISHPRDYFIAGYDPETGQRATPWLEELMFEDLRESGLSFEEWVKGAPVMQEQTLKKKPSRELTRQGMLGLDCRYLNFAPQCQGWYNLTKDGGSGSFVIFWSGLWKLTTAAAIPYFTGRYGSTPRGFGFVTIGANVREFHKAASETGDKIGSMASTYEKEMAVQNEAAQTNLKRSLRLTAEQISYSTLAMIAIVILIAIWMASTLTRKITSMIEGIRRFKSGDMEQRLAVTSNDEIGQLAQTFNEMSDNIQKLVEDLRQAETKYRGFFENSTEGIYRSRANGEIVNVNPAFVRLFGFSSKEEMMSSVRHIGEDLYVDPRRREELVELLHREGKVRNFEYDVRRRDGEVRTLQTSCYWVEDTDGQWYMEGMSTDVTERKMALEALKDAKDKAEQLSQMKSNFLSMVSHELRTPLTAIIGFTKLTRKNLSDLIGKASREEMPDKLLKRMKENTSVIISEGDRLTELINNVLDLAKLEAGYFEWHFATISLREVLERSIASTTVLFDGKNVAFESEIDPDVPEIVGDFDRLVQVCINLIANAAKFTEQGRVVCKAHVEGDNVVVRVCDTGSGVSMEDAEAIFDKFRQLGDTLTDKPKGTGLGLPISREIVEHHGGRIWCEPNPGGGSVFAFCIPLNWKSGK; this is translated from the coding sequence ATGAAGATTCGCAGGTCGGTCGGCATACGTTTCAAGCTGATTACCATATTCGTGCTGATTAAAGTGCTGCCGCTCATGGCACTGTCGTGGATTGCATGGACCGGGATAATGGAACTCGGTGAAAGCCTCCGGGAAAAGATTGATCATCTGTCGGCCCAGACGCAGGGCGTCATCGGGCAGGTAAGCGATCTGGCCGTTGCAAGTTCCATTCGCGCTCTGGACATCAAGTCGCGTGACAACATTGAGCGTCTGACGACCGATACGGCCCGTGCAGTGGCGGCCTTTCTCTATGCGCGGGACAATGACATCCGCGTGGCCGCGAATCTGCCTGCCCGTGCTGACGAATATCGCCGCTTTCTCGCACCCAACCTGCGCAAGGTGATTATGCACAGGCCCTGGGTGATGAACGAAGCCGGGGATGCATGGGTCCCGGCGGAAGGGCCGAGGGAGAACTCTCCCGCGGTGACGGCGGAGAATGAGGACAACGCCAAAGATTTTCATTACCGTCCCCCCGAGGACCACGGTATCAGCGTTCAGCGGCCTCTTTATCTTGAAATGACTTTTGTTGACCTTAACGGCAACGAGAAGATCAAGGTCACCACCTCCGACCTCCTGCCTCCCGAGAAGAAGAATATTTCAGATCCGGCCAATACCTATTGCAAGGCCGAACGCTATTTTGACGAACTTAAGCGGCTCAAGCCCGGTGAGATATATGTTTCGGAGGTGATAGGTCCCCATCTGAAAAGCCCGGTCATTGGCGCCTACACGCGCCGGCGGGCGGAAGAGAGGGGGATTCCCTTCAAGCCGGAAGAGGCGGCCTATGCGGGCAAGGAAAATCCCGTGGGCAAACGGTTCCGTGGGCTTATCCGCTGGGCCACGCCGGTTGTTCGTAATGGAAAAGTCACGGGGTGGGTGACCCTCGCCTTGGACCATACGCACGTCATGGAGTTTTCCGACCACCTTGTCCCGACCGAAGAGCGGTATTCGCCCATCTCCGATGCGGGGTCCGGCAATTATGCCTTTATTTGGGATTATAAGGATCGCAACATCTCCCACCCCAGGGATTACTTCATTGCCGGGTATGATCCCGAAACAGGGCAGCGCGCCACACCCTGGCTCGAGGAACTCATGTTCGAGGACCTGCGCGAGAGCGGCCTGTCTTTCGAGGAGTGGGTAAAGGGCGCGCCGGTGATGCAGGAGCAGACGCTCAAGAAGAAGCCATCCAGGGAGTTGACCCGCCAGGGTATGCTCGGTCTGGACTGCCGTTATCTCAATTTCGCGCCGCAATGTCAGGGGTGGTACAACCTTACCAAGGACGGCGGCTCCGGTTCGTTCGTCATTTTCTGGAGTGGGCTCTGGAAGCTCACCACTGCCGCCGCAATTCCGTATTTTACCGGAAGATACGGAAGTACCCCGCGTGGTTTCGGATTCGTGACCATCGGGGCCAACGTGCGTGAATTCCACAAGGCCGCTTCAGAAACGGGCGACAAGATCGGAAGCATGGCGTCAACCTATGAGAAAGAGATGGCGGTCCAGAACGAGGCCGCCCAGACTAACCTCAAGCGGTCGTTGCGGCTGACTGCCGAACAGATATCCTACTCCACCCTGGCCATGATCGCGATCGTCATACTGATTGCCATATGGATGGCCTCGACTTTGACCAGGAAAATTACCTCGATGATCGAGGGGATACGCCGGTTCAAAAGCGGCGATATGGAGCAGCGCCTCGCCGTCACATCCAACGATGAAATCGGTCAGCTTGCCCAGACGTTCAATGAGATGTCCGATAATATCCAGAAGCTCGTCGAGGATCTCCGACAGGCTGAGACAAAGTACCGCGGCTTTTTCGAAAATTCTACAGAGGGTATCTATCGGAGCCGGGCCAACGGTGAGATCGTCAACGTTAATCCCGCGTTCGTCAGGTTGTTCGGGTTCTCGTCAAAGGAAGAGATGATGTCTTCCGTCAGGCACATTGGCGAAGACCTCTATGTCGATCCGAGGCGCAGGGAAGAATTGGTCGAGCTGTTGCATCGCGAGGGCAAGGTCAGGAATTTCGAATACGACGTGCGGCGCAGGGACGGTGAAGTCAGAACGCTTCAGACCTCCTGTTACTGGGTAGAGGACACTGACGGCCAGTGGTACATGGAGGGCATGTCCACGGATGTTACTGAGCGTAAAATGGCCCTGGAGGCGCTGAAAGACGCCAAGGACAAGGCTGAACAATTGAGCCAGATGAAGTCGAACTTCCTGTCCATGGTCTCCCATGAGTTGCGCACGCCGCTGACCGCCATTATTGGTTTCACCAAACTGACGAGAAAGAACCTCTCGGACCTGATCGGAAAGGCTTCGCGTGAAGAGATGCCGGACAAGCTCCTGAAGCGGATGAAAGAGAATACCAGCGTCATCATCTCCGAAGGCGACAGGCTGACGGAACTCATCAATAACGTGCTCGACCTGGCGAAGCTGGAGGCGGGGTATTTCGAATGGCATTTCGCCACGATTTCACTCCGGGAAGTCCTGGAGCGCAGCATAGCCTCGACAACGGTCCTGTTTGACGGGAAGAATGTGGCTTTTGAAAGTGAGATAGATCCCGACGTGCCGGAAATCGTCGGAGACTTCGATCGGCTGGTGCAGGTTTGCATAAACCTGATCGCCAATGCCGCCAAATTTACCGAGCAGGGGCGGGTGGTCTGTAAGGCTCACGTCGAGGGAGATAACGTTGTGGTTCGTGTCTGCGACACGGGCTCCGGGGTTTCCATGGAAGATGCCGAAGCCATTTTCGACAAGTTCAGACAGCTTGGCGATACTCTGACAGATAAGCCTAAGGGTACCGGTCTCGGCCTTCCCATTTCCCGGGAGATCGTGGAGCATCACGGCGGTCGGATCTGGTGCGAGCCCAACCCCGGCGGGGGAAGCGTCTTTGCCTTCTGTATCCCGCTTAATTGGAAGTCCGGGAAGTAG
- a CDS encoding class I SAM-dependent methyltransferase — protein sequence MTSYKLDAYGDGWEEPDESLWKTTAEGYDDWIANEFQDQYEINWSVLSQHMDPALRLLDVGCGPGSLSIRLSQYCHEVWGVDLTPEMVEIAERKSETEPGNAFFLEADACDLPFESHSFDTVMSVNALQTMDQPEMALMEMNRVLKPGGELLLITYCYGDSSVTDNASLLNWIVKYGGKAMWHSFKLPQLETLLQARGFEVIEARKIWEEPVVGFLRARSIFS from the coding sequence ATGACTTCCTATAAACTCGATGCATATGGTGACGGCTGGGAAGAGCCGGATGAAAGTCTCTGGAAGACGACGGCTGAAGGCTATGACGACTGGATCGCCAATGAATTCCAGGATCAGTACGAAATTAATTGGAGCGTCCTTTCGCAACACATGGACCCGGCTCTCAGGCTGCTTGATGTGGGTTGCGGACCGGGAAGTCTGAGCATTCGTCTTTCGCAGTACTGCCATGAGGTATGGGGCGTGGATCTGACGCCCGAGATGGTCGAGATCGCGGAGCGGAAGTCGGAAACCGAGCCTGGTAACGCTTTTTTCCTTGAGGCCGATGCATGCGATCTGCCCTTTGAAAGCCACAGCTTTGATACCGTGATGAGCGTCAACGCACTGCAGACGATGGATCAGCCGGAGATGGCGCTCATGGAGATGAATCGTGTGCTCAAGCCCGGCGGCGAACTCCTGCTCATTACCTATTGCTATGGCGATTCAAGCGTTACGGATAATGCCTCCTTGTTGAACTGGATTGTCAAATACGGCGGGAAGGCCATGTGGCACAGCTTCAAGTTGCCCCAACTTGAGACTCTCCTTCAGGCCAGGGGATTCGAGGTTATCGAGGCCAGAAAAATATGGGAGGAGCCGGTGGTGGGGTTTCTCCGGGCACGGTCGATTTTTTCTTGA
- a CDS encoding NAD-dependent succinate-semialdehyde dehydrogenase, giving the protein MAIQSMNPATGEVLSTFEEYTPEQTAGILADTASAWMSWRETTYAERASRLQRAAEILREKQSALAEIMALEMGKPVRQGRGEVVKCAAVCDYYAQEGEALLAPMPIEGVGRSAYVRFEPLGTLLTVMPWNFPFWQVFRIAAPSLMAGNAVVLKHASNVPQCALAIEEIFKEAGFPENIFRTLLIGARQVEAVLDAPSVFAVSLTGSEHAGMKVASAAGARLKKSVMELGGSDPFIVLPDADLDEAVKTATLSRCGNTGQTCIAAKRFIVLDAVYDEFVTRLKASMSALVMGDPLAEGTDMGPMSSAPLREELQGQVDRCIEAGGKAVLGGAIPSGTGCYYPPTIITDVPTEAGVCREELFGPVALVFKVSSEDEAIALANDTPFGLGGSIWSADEAKAALMATRVRTGCVFINSLVRSDVHLPFGGVGNSGYGRELGSYGIREFTNIKSICIG; this is encoded by the coding sequence ATGGCAATCCAGAGCATGAATCCGGCCACCGGAGAAGTGCTTTCCACTTTTGAGGAATACACCCCTGAACAGACCGCAGGCATTCTTGCTGATACCGCCAGTGCATGGATGTCCTGGCGTGAAACGACATATGCCGAAAGGGCGTCTCGGCTGCAGCGTGCCGCCGAAATACTTCGCGAAAAGCAGTCCGCCCTGGCGGAGATCATGGCCCTGGAGATGGGGAAACCCGTCCGCCAGGGGAGGGGGGAAGTGGTCAAATGCGCGGCGGTCTGCGACTACTACGCGCAGGAAGGGGAGGCTTTGCTCGCTCCCATGCCCATCGAAGGCGTCGGACGCTCGGCGTATGTCCGCTTTGAGCCCTTGGGAACACTGCTGACGGTCATGCCCTGGAACTTCCCCTTTTGGCAGGTTTTCCGCATTGCGGCTCCCTCCCTGATGGCAGGCAACGCCGTGGTGCTCAAGCATGCCTCCAACGTGCCCCAGTGCGCACTGGCCATAGAAGAGATCTTCAAGGAAGCGGGCTTTCCCGAAAACATCTTCCGTACATTGCTCATTGGGGCGCGCCAGGTCGAGGCCGTACTGGATGCGCCCTCGGTCTTCGCGGTCAGTCTGACCGGCAGCGAACACGCGGGCATGAAGGTGGCATCGGCTGCCGGGGCTCGGCTGAAGAAATCGGTCATGGAATTGGGAGGCAGCGATCCCTTCATCGTCCTGCCCGACGCCGACCTGGACGAAGCGGTGAAGACCGCAACCCTCTCCCGTTGCGGCAATACTGGCCAGACATGCATCGCGGCCAAGCGGTTCATTGTCCTTGATGCGGTGTATGATGAATTCGTCACCCGCCTCAAGGCGTCCATGTCCGCTCTGGTCATGGGCGATCCCCTGGCCGAAGGCACGGACATGGGCCCGATGTCCTCGGCTCCCCTCCGCGAGGAGTTGCAGGGACAGGTGGACCGGTGCATCGAGGCCGGGGGCAAGGCTGTGCTCGGCGGGGCCATCCCCAGCGGGACAGGTTGCTACTATCCGCCGACCATCATCACCGACGTGCCGACCGAGGCCGGAGTCTGCCGGGAAGAGCTGTTCGGCCCGGTGGCGCTCGTCTTCAAGGTCTCGTCCGAGGATGAGGCCATCGCGCTGGCCAATGACACTCCCTTTGGCCTGGGAGGATCCATCTGGTCCGCGGACGAGGCAAAAGCCGCGCTTATGGCCACCCGTGTCCGCACGGGGTGCGTTTTCATCAACAGTCTGGTGCGCAGCGACGTTCACCTGCCTTTCGGCGGCGTGGGTAATTCCGGCTACGGCAGGGAGTTGGGCTCCTACGGCATCAGGGAATTCACCAATATCAAATCTATTTGCATAGGCTGA